In the Kaistella sp. 97-N-M2 genome, one interval contains:
- the rsfS gene encoding ribosome silencing factor, translated as MNKTDDKQLLIDKIVEAMQDTKGEEILIFDLSKIENSVAETFVICSGNSNTQVSAIAGNIEKKVRNDLQDRPWHVEGNENALWILLDYVSVVVHVFQRETREYYEIEELWGDAKITKIENLN; from the coding sequence ATGAATAAAACAGATGACAAGCAACTACTGATCGACAAAATAGTAGAAGCAATGCAAGATACAAAAGGAGAGGAAATCCTAATTTTTGACTTATCAAAAATTGAAAACTCAGTCGCAGAAACATTCGTTATCTGCAGCGGAAACAGCAACACTCAGGTTTCTGCCATCGCAGGAAACATCGAAAAAAAGGTACGAAACGACCTTCAAGACCGCCCGTGGCACGTAGAAGGAAATGAAAACGCCTTGTGGATTCTTCTCGATTACGTTTCTGTTGTCGTGCACGTTTTCCAGAGAGAGACCCGCGAATATTACGAAATCGAGGAACTTTGGGGCGATGCAAAAATCACCAAGATCGAAAATTTAAATTAA
- a CDS encoding LptF/LptG family permease has translation MKILDIYIIKKYLGTFGFMLGLLTIIILVIDVQAKAPRIESNGFTVTEFLINFYPFWIINLVITFMSILVFISVIFFTSRIANNTEIVAIISSGASFHRFARPYLITSGLIAVLALLLNHYVLPISNTKKNELEPYTYNAVNREEITGNAEVSTQLSKSEYIFIKSYNKKEKRGSGFIYQKFDAKRKLIYQLNATEFFWEKDKKHFVLSNYLEKTINKNDTEKLGNGNSMTKSFGHPPEELFPDVLLGQNKTTPELIKFIDREREKGNANLNNYLNELHQRTSMPVSVIILTFLALSLSSQKKRGGLGINLAIGIALAFVFVFSFEVLKVVSANKTLSPLLAMWLPNLFFGPVALFLYFKRANQ, from the coding sequence ATGAAGATTCTCGATATATACATCATCAAAAAATACCTCGGAACTTTCGGGTTTATGCTGGGGCTGCTCACCATTATTATTCTGGTGATCGACGTTCAGGCGAAAGCACCCCGAATTGAATCGAACGGATTTACGGTGACGGAATTTCTAATCAATTTCTATCCCTTTTGGATTATTAATTTGGTCATCACATTCATGTCCATTCTGGTTTTTATATCGGTAATCTTCTTTACATCCCGAATTGCAAACAATACAGAAATTGTGGCGATCATCAGCTCCGGCGCCAGTTTTCACCGTTTTGCACGGCCTTACTTAATAACCTCGGGCTTAATTGCGGTTCTGGCACTTTTGTTAAATCATTATGTTTTACCGATTTCAAATACGAAGAAAAACGAGCTCGAACCTTATACCTACAACGCTGTAAACCGGGAAGAAATTACGGGCAACGCGGAAGTTTCTACCCAACTTTCGAAGAGCGAATACATTTTTATCAAAAGTTACAACAAGAAAGAAAAACGCGGCTCCGGCTTTATCTACCAGAAATTCGACGCGAAAAGAAAGCTAATTTATCAGTTGAACGCCACCGAATTTTTCTGGGAAAAAGACAAAAAACATTTCGTCCTCAGTAATTACCTGGAGAAAACCATCAATAAAAATGATACCGAAAAACTAGGCAACGGCAACTCGATGACCAAAAGTTTTGGACATCCGCCGGAAGAACTGTTCCCCGATGTTTTGCTGGGACAAAATAAAACCACGCCGGAACTCATCAAATTCATCGACAGAGAAAGGGAAAAAGGGAATGCCAACCTTAATAATTACCTGAATGAACTGCATCAACGAACATCGATGCCGGTTTCTGTAATTATTCTTACATTTTTGGCGCTGTCTTTATCCTCCCAAAAAAAACGCGGTGGTTTGGGCATCAATCTCGCCATCGGAATTGCCCTGGCTTTCGTTTTTGTATTTTCTTTTGAAGTTCTAAAAGTAGTTTCCGCTAATAAAACGCTGAGTCCCCTTTTAGCCATGTGGCTTCCAAACCTTTTTTTCGGACCTGTGGCGCTTTTCCTTTATTTTAAAAGAGCCAATCAGTAA
- the tgt gene encoding tRNA guanosine(34) transglycosylase Tgt → MMPPFFEINQTTTGKARAGTITTDHGPIQTPIFMPVGTVASVKTVHQRELKDDIKAQIILGNTYHLNLRPKMDIMQAAGGLHKFMNWDLPILTDSGGYQVFSLSKSRKLNEDGVKFKSHIDGSTHFISPEISMEIQRQIGADIFMAFDECTPYPCEYNLAKKSMHMTHRWLKRCTDWNEKNGEIYGHKQHFFPIVQGSTYADLRKISAEKIAESDQVGNAIGGLSVGEPEEEMYRITDIVTDILPREKPRYLMGVGTPWNILETIGLGIDMMDCVMPTRNARNAMLFTWNGIMNMKNKKWESDFSPLDEFGTSYVDAEYSKAYVRHLFVAKEYLAKQIASIHNLAFYLDLVKVAREHILAGDFYEWKDSVVPVLKQRL, encoded by the coding sequence ATGATGCCTCCATTTTTTGAAATAAACCAAACTACCACCGGAAAAGCCAGAGCCGGAACCATTACCACCGATCACGGACCCATTCAAACCCCGATTTTTATGCCGGTGGGAACAGTGGCTTCTGTAAAGACGGTTCATCAAAGAGAATTAAAAGACGATATTAAAGCTCAGATTATTTTGGGAAATACGTATCATCTTAATCTTCGACCAAAAATGGACATCATGCAGGCGGCAGGCGGATTGCACAAATTTATGAACTGGGATTTGCCCATCCTCACAGATTCGGGCGGCTATCAGGTTTTTTCTCTGTCGAAATCGCGCAAACTGAATGAAGACGGCGTAAAATTTAAATCGCATATCGACGGCAGCACCCATTTTATTTCTCCCGAAATTTCCATGGAAATTCAGCGGCAGATCGGCGCCGATATTTTTATGGCTTTTGATGAATGTACGCCGTATCCCTGCGAATATAATTTAGCCAAAAAATCAATGCACATGACGCACCGCTGGCTGAAAAGATGTACGGACTGGAATGAAAAAAACGGTGAAATTTATGGCCATAAACAACACTTTTTTCCCATTGTGCAGGGTTCTACTTATGCGGATCTGCGAAAAATTTCTGCAGAAAAAATTGCCGAAAGCGATCAGGTCGGTAATGCCATTGGCGGACTTTCCGTCGGAGAACCTGAAGAAGAAATGTACCGCATCACCGATATCGTTACCGATATTTTACCGCGGGAAAAGCCCCGCTACCTCATGGGCGTCGGCACGCCGTGGAATATTTTGGAAACCATAGGCCTCGGCATTGATATGATGGATTGTGTAATGCCTACAAGAAACGCAAGAAACGCCATGCTTTTTACATGGAATGGTATAATGAACATGAAAAACAAGAAGTGGGAAAGCGATTTTTCGCCTTTAGACGAGTTTGGGACAAGTTATGTAGATGCGGAATATTCCAAAGCGTATGTCCGTCATTTATTTGTTGCAAAAGAATATTTAGCGAAACAAATTGCCTCCATCCACAATCTTGCCTTTTATCTGGATTTGGTTAAAGTAGCGCGCGAACATATACTGGCGGGCGATTTTTACGAATGGAAAGATTCCGTTGTACCTGTTTTAAAGCAAAGACTGTAG
- a CDS encoding uroporphyrinogen-III synthase, whose amino-acid sequence MKIKSILVSQPAPNESSPYLEMAKKEKIKIDFRPFIHVEGVDAKELRAQKIDLAQFTGIIFTSKNAVDHYFRLAEEMRFTVPDSMRYICQSEAIANYLQKHIIYRKRKISFGEKTFSDLLPLFKKFPSEKYLLPAADILSSDVQKVLETAPIDWTRATMYKTVSSDLSDINVLEYDMLVFFSPQGIKSLSRNFENFQQDGTKIAVFGTATEQAAVEAGLRVDVMAPSKESPSMTMAIEKYIRNLEK is encoded by the coding sequence ATGAAAATAAAGTCTATATTGGTTTCACAACCAGCTCCGAACGAATCTTCTCCGTATTTGGAAATGGCGAAGAAGGAAAAAATAAAAATCGATTTCAGGCCCTTTATTCACGTAGAAGGCGTTGATGCAAAGGAGCTTAGAGCACAGAAGATCGATCTGGCACAGTTTACCGGAATTATCTTTACCAGCAAAAATGCGGTAGATCATTATTTCCGCCTGGCAGAAGAGATGCGTTTTACGGTGCCCGATTCCATGCGGTACATTTGCCAGTCGGAAGCGATTGCAAACTACCTTCAAAAGCACATCATTTACCGCAAGCGAAAAATCTCTTTTGGCGAAAAAACCTTTAGCGATTTGTTGCCGCTTTTCAAGAAATTCCCCTCAGAAAAATATCTGTTGCCGGCAGCCGATATTTTAAGTTCAGACGTGCAGAAAGTTTTGGAAACCGCGCCCATCGACTGGACACGTGCAACCATGTACAAAACGGTCTCCAGTGATTTGAGCGATATCAACGTGCTGGAATACGATATGTTGGTCTTCTTCAGTCCGCAGGGAATTAAATCCCTAAGCAGAAATTTCGAAAACTTTCAGCAGGACGGTACTAAGATCGCGGTTTTTGGTACCGCTACAGAACAGGCGGCAGTAGAAGCCGGATTGCGTGTAGACGTGATGGCGCCCAGCAAAGAAAGCCCGTCCATGACCATGGCAATTGAAAAATACATAAGAAATCTGGAAAAATAA
- a CDS encoding polyprenol monophosphomannose synthase, translated as MKKLVIIPTYNEKENVESIISAVFALEEDFHILVVDDSSPDGTSEIVKRLQMLHPNYLHLSIRKVKDGLGKAYLHGFAWALQNNYDYIFEMDADFSHNPKDLNKLYKACQNADMSIGSRYSKGVNVVNWPMGRVLLSYFASKYVRTILGIAIHDTTAGFVCFSRKVLETIDLNDIKLKGYGFQIEMKFRAIKKGFKVVEVPIIFTNRELGESKMNGGIIHEAVFGVLNLKWKSLLGKL; from the coding sequence ATGAAGAAACTGGTCATTATCCCGACCTACAACGAAAAAGAAAATGTCGAAAGCATTATTTCCGCTGTTTTTGCGCTGGAGGAGGATTTTCATATTCTCGTGGTAGATGATTCTTCACCGGACGGAACTTCGGAAATCGTAAAAAGACTCCAGATGTTGCACCCCAATTATCTTCATTTGAGCATTCGAAAAGTAAAAGACGGTCTAGGAAAAGCATATCTGCATGGTTTTGCCTGGGCTTTGCAAAATAATTACGATTACATCTTCGAGATGGACGCGGATTTTTCGCACAACCCGAAAGACCTTAATAAACTCTATAAAGCCTGCCAAAATGCAGACATGAGCATTGGCTCGCGCTATTCGAAAGGAGTGAACGTGGTTAACTGGCCGATGGGGCGGGTATTACTCTCCTATTTTGCGTCGAAATACGTGCGCACTATTTTAGGAATCGCCATTCACGATACCACGGCGGGATTTGTCTGTTTCAGCAGAAAAGTTTTAGAAACCATTGATTTGAATGACATCAAACTTAAAGGATACGGTTTCCAGATCGAAATGAAATTTCGGGCCATAAAAAAAGGATTTAAGGTTGTGGAAGTTCCGATCATCTTCACGAACCGCGAACTGGGAGAAAGCAAAATGAACGGCGGAATTATTCACGAAGCCGTTTTCGGCGTCTTAAATTTAAAATGGAAATCCCTCCTTGGAAAATTATGA
- a CDS encoding response regulator transcription factor — protein sequence MSNRILLVEDDQSFGAVLKDYLTINNFEVNLATDGEQGLKEFTENEFDICIFDVMMPKKDGFSLAEDVKRIDKNIPIIFLTARNMREDILKGYQLGADDYITKPFDTELLLYKIKAILQRSAVLEDDEQEQFKISNIYFDSMLRQLKVNDNEYKLSPKENELLKLLCMHRNDFMPRDLALRKIWKKENYFTARSMDVYIAKLRKLLREDDGLEIINVHGEGFRLLVKN from the coding sequence ATGAGTAACAGGATCTTGTTAGTAGAAGACGACCAAAGTTTTGGTGCTGTTTTAAAGGATTATTTAACCATTAATAATTTTGAAGTTAATCTCGCGACCGATGGGGAGCAGGGTTTGAAAGAGTTTACAGAAAACGAATTCGACATCTGTATTTTCGATGTGATGATGCCGAAAAAGGACGGTTTCAGTTTGGCTGAAGACGTAAAAAGGATCGATAAAAACATCCCGATTATATTTTTAACGGCGCGAAATATGCGCGAAGACATCTTGAAAGGTTACCAGCTGGGTGCTGATGATTATATTACAAAACCTTTTGATACAGAGCTTTTGCTTTATAAAATTAAAGCCATCCTGCAAAGAAGTGCCGTTTTGGAAGACGACGAGCAGGAGCAGTTCAAGATCAGTAATATTTACTTTGATTCGATGTTGAGGCAGTTAAAAGTGAACGATAACGAATATAAACTTTCTCCAAAAGAAAACGAGTTGCTGAAGTTGCTTTGCATGCACAGAAATGATTTTATGCCCCGGGATCTGGCTTTGAGAAAGATCTGGAAGAAAGAAAACTATTTTACCGCCAGAAGTATGGATGTTTACATCGCCAAATTGAGAAAATTACTGCGCGAAGATGATGGTTTGGAGATCATTAATGTTCACGGGGAAGGTTTCCGTTTGTTGGTGAAAAACTAG
- a CDS encoding DUF4271 domain-containing protein, translating to MVRIAQQNDWVVFIIIGCIFLYIFMFRSLQRDATVKEFLLQQFPDATNNFLSWLIISFVFSLLFATFLSQFIPTVPKAVSDLHFFGFELNRFGFTFFSVLAFYFVRNLFTYIFFAGTGTIKKWQIFYFTAAKFYFFISMLLIILCVAAYFYDLDHHRLLPFYFWGILFILFFKLLYYFFHPNGIMPEKWYYKFLYICTLQIVPILVLWKILFF from the coding sequence TTGGTCAGAATTGCGCAGCAAAACGATTGGGTGGTTTTCATTATTATCGGCTGTATTTTCCTTTACATTTTTATGTTCCGCTCCCTGCAGCGGGACGCTACTGTAAAAGAATTTCTGTTGCAGCAGTTTCCGGATGCCACTAATAATTTTTTGAGCTGGCTTATTATCAGTTTTGTTTTTTCGCTTCTTTTCGCCACTTTTCTCTCTCAATTTATTCCTACCGTACCAAAGGCGGTGAGCGATCTCCACTTTTTTGGATTTGAACTCAATAGGTTCGGCTTCACTTTCTTTTCGGTTTTGGCTTTTTATTTTGTTAGAAACCTGTTCACCTACATTTTTTTTGCCGGCACCGGCACCATAAAAAAATGGCAGATCTTTTATTTTACGGCCGCGAAATTTTACTTTTTTATCTCGATGCTTCTTATCATTTTGTGCGTGGCGGCTTATTTTTATGATTTGGATCATCACCGGCTTCTTCCCTTTTATTTTTGGGGAATTCTGTTTATTCTCTTCTTTAAATTATTGTATTATTTCTTCCATCCAAACGGCATTATGCCGGAAAAGTGGTATTATAAATTTTTGTATATTTGCACCCTTCAAATTGTACCTATATTGGTGCTTTGGAAGATATTGTTCTTTTAA
- a CDS encoding biotin--[acetyl-CoA-carboxylase] ligase, translated as MVTIIYLKKCESTNDAILPFLSQHSDEIMSVYTFNQTKGKGQYGNSWESAESMNVALSLAMGSDHFKLPDHLLNFHTAVLLGDFLAKMTKIPIEIKWPNDIIIKNKKVAGLLVEKKISTEIRILLLALD; from the coding sequence ATGGTCACAATTATCTATCTGAAAAAATGCGAATCAACCAATGACGCAATACTGCCATTTTTATCACAACATTCAGATGAGATAATGTCCGTTTACACTTTTAACCAAACAAAAGGAAAAGGACAATACGGCAATTCCTGGGAATCTGCAGAAAGCATGAATGTTGCATTATCTCTGGCGATGGGTTCAGACCATTTTAAATTACCCGATCATTTGCTCAATTTTCATACCGCCGTATTATTGGGAGATTTCCTTGCCAAAATGACAAAAATACCGATAGAAATAAAATGGCCGAACGACATCATTATTAAAAACAAGAAAGTAGCGGGACTGCTTGTGGAGAAAAAAATATCCACGGAAATACGTATTTTATTATTGGCATTGGACTGA
- a CDS encoding S9 family peptidase → MNAPKAKKIPNILEFHGDKRTDNYFWMNERENPAVTQYLEEENAYCNFVMKDTENFQQDLFDEMKARYKEDDESLPYFFNQYWYIVRHEIGKEYPIFSRKYKNLENEEEILLDVNILAENQEFLEIGSVAVSPNNKLMSYSSDNIGRRIYTIHFKNLETGEILQDQIPFTTGKAVWANDNDHVFYIRKDESLRAFQVYMHQLGTDSSQDVLVFHEQDETFDVNVFKTKSLEYIFIASSSTISDEHRFIPADNVLAEWKIIQPRIDDLEYAVEHYKDEFYIITNADEATNFKIVKTKVSAPGMENWVEVIPHREETLLEGFEIFNNFLVLEERTEGLLQIKIIDHEANTSHYLEFSDPTYTAYIGLNLEFNTQKLRYGYTSLTKPSSTLEYDMKEKTITVLKEQEVLGGKFIQENYISERIWAPSRDGKNSVPISLVYHKDTPRSADTPLLLYGYGSYGHTVDASFSNVRLSILDRGFVYAIAHIRGGEYLGRDWYEDGKMLQKKNTFFDFIDAAKHLISENYTSGKHLYAMGGSAGGLLVGAVVNMAPELFNGIVAQVPFVDVVTTMLDETIPLTTGEFDEWGNPKEEEFYDYMKSYSPYDNIEAKNYPNILITTGLHDSQVQYWEPAKWTAKLRELKTDTNLLLFKTDMTSGHGGASGRFESLKEDSLEYAFLMKLENKIHGK, encoded by the coding sequence ATGAACGCTCCGAAAGCAAAAAAAATACCGAATATTCTCGAATTTCACGGCGATAAAAGAACCGACAACTATTTCTGGATGAACGAAAGAGAAAATCCCGCCGTCACCCAATATCTGGAAGAAGAAAACGCCTACTGCAACTTTGTAATGAAAGATACGGAGAATTTTCAGCAGGATCTTTTCGACGAAATGAAAGCCCGCTACAAGGAAGATGATGAAAGTTTACCCTACTTTTTCAACCAGTACTGGTATATCGTGCGGCATGAAATCGGAAAAGAATATCCTATTTTCAGCCGGAAATATAAAAATTTAGAAAACGAAGAAGAAATTTTACTCGATGTTAATATCCTGGCCGAAAACCAGGAGTTTTTGGAGATAGGTAGTGTTGCCGTGTCGCCCAATAATAAGTTGATGAGCTACTCTTCCGATAATATTGGACGAAGAATTTATACCATACACTTTAAAAACCTGGAGACGGGAGAAATTCTTCAGGACCAAATACCTTTTACGACCGGAAAAGCAGTTTGGGCAAATGATAATGACCACGTTTTTTACATTCGAAAAGATGAGAGCCTGCGTGCCTTTCAGGTTTATATGCATCAGTTGGGCACAGATTCATCTCAGGATGTTCTGGTTTTTCATGAACAAGATGAAACTTTTGATGTGAATGTTTTCAAAACAAAATCTTTAGAATACATTTTCATCGCGAGCTCCAGCACGATTTCGGACGAGCACCGTTTTATCCCGGCAGATAATGTTTTGGCGGAATGGAAAATCATTCAACCCCGGATTGATGATCTGGAATATGCCGTAGAACATTATAAAGACGAATTTTACATCATCACCAACGCGGACGAAGCAACAAATTTCAAAATTGTAAAAACCAAAGTTTCCGCGCCGGGCATGGAAAACTGGGTAGAAGTTATTCCGCACCGCGAAGAAACTTTGCTCGAAGGTTTTGAAATCTTTAATAATTTTTTGGTTCTGGAAGAAAGAACCGAGGGTTTGCTTCAGATTAAAATTATAGACCACGAAGCTAATACGTCGCATTATCTGGAGTTTTCAGATCCCACTTACACTGCGTATATTGGGTTGAATTTAGAGTTCAATACCCAAAAACTGCGTTATGGGTATACTTCTTTAACGAAACCGAGTTCGACTTTGGAGTACGATATGAAGGAAAAAACCATCACCGTTCTAAAAGAGCAGGAGGTTTTGGGCGGTAAATTTATCCAGGAGAATTATATTTCCGAAAGAATCTGGGCACCTTCGCGGGACGGGAAAAATAGCGTTCCAATTTCGCTCGTTTACCATAAAGACACGCCGCGATCTGCGGACACGCCATTGCTTTTATATGGATACGGAAGTTACGGACACACCGTTGATGCCAGTTTTTCGAATGTGCGGCTTTCCATCTTAGACCGAGGTTTTGTTTACGCCATCGCCCACATTCGCGGCGGCGAATATTTGGGGAGAGATTGGTATGAAGACGGAAAAATGCTTCAAAAGAAAAACACCTTCTTTGATTTTATAGATGCGGCAAAACATTTGATTTCCGAAAATTACACCTCCGGAAAGCATCTGTATGCGATGGGCGGCAGTGCCGGTGGTCTATTAGTGGGCGCAGTTGTAAATATGGCGCCGGAACTTTTCAACGGAATCGTGGCACAGGTTCCTTTCGTAGATGTGGTGACCACGATGCTCGACGAAACAATTCCGTTAACAACGGGGGAATTTGACGAATGGGGAAATCCGAAGGAGGAAGAATTTTATGATTATATGAAATCCTATTCGCCGTACGACAACATCGAGGCGAAAAACTATCCTAATATATTGATCACCACAGGGTTGCACGATTCTCAGGTTCAATACTGGGAACCCGCAAAATGGACGGCGAAACTTCGGGAACTGAAAACCGATACCAATCTTTTGCTGTTTAAGACAGATATGACGTCCGGCCACGGCGGCGCGAGCGGACGGTTCGAATCTTTAAAAGAAGATTCTTTGGAATATGCATTTTTAATGAAATTAGAAAACAAAATTCATGGAAAATAA
- a CDS encoding SRPBCC domain-containing protein, with product METTITFNIDDKAATIFVMKTFDAEVEEVWKHFTEADLLDQWWAPKPWKCETLEMDFQPQGFWRYAMVGPENERHYSKVTFNDITFHRSISQRCTFTDESGNEKTAMPAENWLIGFTGVQEGTKLTVNLHYHSLEEMTKMLEMGFEGGFKRGLNQLEEILNKKRPVF from the coding sequence ATGGAAACCACAATAACATTTAATATCGACGATAAAGCTGCCACAATCTTCGTCATGAAAACCTTCGATGCGGAGGTAGAAGAAGTTTGGAAGCATTTCACCGAAGCCGATCTTCTCGACCAGTGGTGGGCACCCAAACCCTGGAAGTGCGAAACGTTAGAAATGGATTTTCAGCCACAGGGTTTCTGGCGCTATGCCATGGTTGGTCCGGAGAATGAAAGACATTATTCCAAAGTTACTTTCAATGATATTACTTTTCACCGTAGCATTTCCCAGCGATGCACGTTTACCGATGAAAGCGGAAATGAAAAGACGGCTATGCCTGCGGAAAATTGGTTAATCGGTTTTACGGGCGTGCAGGAAGGCACAAAACTCACCGTTAATCTGCATTACCACTCTCTGGAGGAAATGACTAAAATGCTCGAAATGGGCTTTGAAGGCGGTTTTAAAAGGGGTTTAAACCAGCTGGAAGAAATTTTAAATAAAAAAAGACCGGTTTTCTAA
- a CDS encoding sensor histidine kinase KdpD: MNNKFIPFISVLMTISMIVFVSLQLYWIRELYSALNQDFSNKVYSALESSALKTQEMEVEKYLNQDYRNFAKNVVDSSNQPTQTYIQQNSDSANKMTITFQKSIVENQNFPISQKGDSIKFTKLYTDEGILKIKKAPNTAEPLTAQLSKDINNNTYALRQFAKLSASNLPIEQRVQGKILDSILAKELSLNGLNTSFGFAVMDKKSAVTKVSNAIYEDQKDKNNYTYPLFTDNKDRTLYTLAVVFPRKDYSLAKNNLPMLLGTFMSLLTILGIYIISINYMMKQKKIAEVKTDFINNMSHEFKTPLATISVATDSLANDKIATNPNKVKYYSALIKQENLRMKHQVENVLNMSKLERNEVKLFLKETDVRSLIKRITESFGLIVAQRNGTLTQEFNTEQYTFKIDEFHISNALVNLLDNANKYSPETPEIKVKTRNEGNWYVVEISDKGMGMETDNKVRIFEKFFREETGNIHNVKGQGLGLSYVKKIIELHKGVVIVDSQKDKGSTFTIKLPMNQG, from the coding sequence ATGAACAATAAGTTTATTCCGTTTATTTCAGTATTGATGACGATCTCCATGATCGTTTTCGTGTCTCTGCAGTTATACTGGATTAGGGAATTGTATTCTGCTTTAAATCAGGATTTTTCCAATAAAGTCTATTCAGCTCTGGAATCTTCGGCTCTTAAAACACAGGAAATGGAGGTGGAGAAATACCTGAACCAGGATTACCGAAACTTTGCGAAAAATGTGGTTGACAGCAGCAATCAGCCGACTCAAACCTACATTCAGCAAAATTCGGACTCGGCGAATAAAATGACCATTACCTTCCAGAAAAGCATTGTCGAAAACCAAAACTTCCCTATTTCCCAGAAGGGCGACAGCATCAAGTTCACGAAGCTTTATACCGATGAAGGAATTCTGAAGATAAAAAAGGCGCCCAATACCGCGGAGCCTTTAACCGCGCAACTGAGCAAGGACATCAACAACAATACGTATGCGCTGCGACAATTTGCAAAATTAAGTGCCTCGAATCTTCCCATTGAGCAGCGCGTGCAGGGCAAAATACTGGATTCCATCCTGGCGAAAGAGTTGAGCCTAAATGGCCTGAATACCAGTTTCGGTTTCGCGGTGATGGATAAAAAAAGTGCAGTGACCAAGGTCTCGAACGCGATTTATGAGGATCAAAAAGATAAAAATAATTACACCTATCCTTTATTCACCGATAATAAGGATCGAACGCTTTACACGTTGGCTGTCGTTTTCCCGCGGAAAGATTATTCTCTGGCGAAAAATAATTTACCCATGCTTTTGGGAACTTTCATGTCGTTACTAACGATCTTGGGCATCTATATTATTTCCATCAATTATATGATGAAGCAGAAAAAAATTGCGGAGGTTAAAACAGACTTCATCAATAACATGTCGCACGAGTTTAAGACGCCTTTAGCCACAATTTCAGTCGCCACCGATTCTTTAGCCAACGACAAAATAGCGACGAACCCCAATAAAGTGAAATATTATTCGGCCCTCATCAAACAGGAAAACCTGCGCATGAAGCACCAGGTGGAAAATGTGCTGAACATGAGTAAGTTGGAACGCAATGAGGTGAAATTATTTTTAAAGGAAACTGATGTCCGCTCTTTAATTAAAAGAATTACCGAATCTTTTGGTTTGATTGTGGCACAGCGCAACGGAACCTTAACGCAGGAATTCAATACTGAGCAGTACACCTTTAAAATTGATGAGTTTCACATCTCTAATGCCTTGGTGAATTTGCTGGACAATGCAAACAAATATTCCCCCGAAACACCAGAAATTAAAGTAAAAACCCGTAATGAAGGCAATTGGTATGTCGTTGAAATTTCGGATAAAGGAATGGGGATGGAAACAGACAATAAAGTTCGGATCTTCGAGAAATTTTTCCGCGAGGAAACCGGAAATATTCATAATGTGAAAGGGCAGGGACTCGGCTTGTCTTATGTGAAAAAAATAATAGAACTGCACAAAGGGGTCGTAATCGTAGATTCCCAAAAAGATAAAGGCAGCACGTTTACGATAAAATTACCCATGAATCAGGGTTAA
- a CDS encoding DUF4296 domain-containing protein, which produces MKKFTLIIFSFLISCSEIIDPPKNLIEKDKMSQIVAEFATNDQISTYIPGTDMENATRMALKKMNIKSEDFVESYKFYMATGDLEQILNNAQEIILQKDPAARDYIEKN; this is translated from the coding sequence ATGAAAAAGTTCACTTTAATTATTTTTTCATTTTTAATAAGCTGTTCAGAAATTATTGATCCACCGAAAAATTTAATTGAAAAAGATAAGATGTCGCAAATTGTTGCAGAATTCGCCACCAACGATCAGATCAGCACCTACATTCCTGGGACCGATATGGAGAATGCCACGCGGATGGCTTTAAAAAAAATGAACATTAAATCCGAAGACTTTGTAGAAAGTTATAAATTTTACATGGCGACCGGAGATTTGGAACAGATACTGAACAATGCGCAGGAAATCATTCTGCAAAAAGATCCTGCAGCACGGGATTATATAGAAAAAAATTAA